The stretch of DNA CTCCGAAGGCGAGGACGAGCGCGTGCTGCGCGCTGCCCAGGTGCTGCTCGAAGAAGGCCTTGCCGAACCCATCCTGATCGGACGCCCGCAAGTCATCGAGACGCGTCTGAAGCGCTACGGCCTGCGCATTCGGCCGCTGCAGGATTTCGAAGTCATCAATCCGGAAGACGATCCGCGCTTCCGCGAATATGTCGATCTCTATTTCTCCCTCGTCGGCCGCCGCGGCGTCATCCCGGAAGCCGCCCGCACGATCGTGCGCACCAACACCACCGTCATCGGCGCGCTGGCGCTGAGGCGCGGCGAGGCCGATGCTCTGATCTGCGGCCTCGAAGGCCGCTACGAGAAGCATCTGCGCGATGTTCGCCAGATCATCGGCAAGCGCAAGAATGTCCGCGATTTCTCAGCCCTCAGCCTGATGATCTCGCAGCGCGGCGCCACCTTCTTCACCGACACTTACGTCACCTTCAATCCGACCGCCGAGGAGGTCGCCGAGGCGACGGTGCTGGCGGCCGAAGAAATCCGCCGTTTCGGCCTCACGCCGCGCGCCGCCCTGGTTTCGCATTCCAACTTCGGCTCGCGTGAATCCGAAAGCGCCACGAAGATGCGCAACGCCCTGCAGCTCGTGCGCGAAGCCGCGCCCGACCTTGAGGTCGACGGTGAGATGCACGGCGAAAGCGCCATCACCGAAGCACTGCGCAAGCGCGTCATGCCGGACACCACCCTGCACGACGAAGCCAATCTTTTGGTCTTCCCGAACCTCGATGCCGCCAACATCACCCTCGGTGTGGTCAAGTCGATGACCGACGGCCTGCATGTCGGCCCGATCCTGCTCGGCACCGCCCTGCCCGCCCACATCCTCGCCCCCTCGGTCACCTCCCGCGGCGTCGTCAATATGGCAGCGCTGGCCGTCGTCGAGGCATCGCAACCGGCTTGAGCCGGTAGCCGGCAACCCAACGTAAAGACCCTGGAGCCGTCCCGACACATGTCCTGACGTCACACATATCAGGCACGCCGTAACGACAGGCGCCCTTTATCCGCAAGCGCATCCGCGCGCTCGTTGCCGGCAATGGCGGAATGGCCCTTGCACCAGGCAATGGTCACCAGACCATTCTGCGATAATTGAAGATCGACCGCTTTCCAGAGTTCCGCATTGGCGATCGTTCGCCTTCGCGCATTCCCATTCGGGCTGCCCTTCTTCCAGCCGTTGTTCTTCCAGATATGTCGCCAGCTGTTGCAGCCTTTGACGGCGTAGACGGAATCGGACCAGATGGTGACAGGCTCGCCGCTTGCCTCGCTGTTGATCCAGATTGCCGCCCTGAGCACGGAGGTCAATTCCATCGAATTATTGGCGGAATCTTCGGCGCCACCGAAGCCGGACGCGATTTCCGCGGTATCGCGATAAACGACGAATGCCCAGCCTCCGTGCCCAGAACCCGGTTCATAACAACCGTCCACGAAGACGTGGAAGCCGTCTTGGGTTTCCGGCAGCCCGACTGTCGTTGCGGGGGAGCTGAGTTCGTTGACAATACCTGTCATTTTCGACGTCCGGATATGAGTACGTTCCCCAAGCCGCTGAGGAGATTGGAGTGGAGCACTTAGCCTCGTTGATTACCACCGGCAGCCTCTTCATAATCGAACACTGGGTCTCTGGCGGTCCGCTGGCTAAAATCGCGAAAATACGCTAGGAATTTATCCCAGCTTATTAAGAGAAATACCCTAAGAGAAACCCGCTGCGATCGAGGCCGCAATCGACCGATCGATTCTTTTGCTCATTCCGGGACGACGCCGTGAAACGCCGAAACCTGTCTCTTGCCCTTCTCCTTGCCCTTGCGGCGCCGGCCGCCGCGCAAAGCAGCGCCGTCTGTGAGGACCTGCGCGGTCGCCTTGCCGACTTGCCGCGATCGATCGGCAATGGCAACGGCCCGGAGGCGCGCCAATATTCCAGTGCCATGGCCGAACAGAACCTCGAGCTGCGCAAGGTTCGCAACGAGCTGCGCAGCAATGACTGCACCTCGGGCAGCATGGTCGTGATCGGCGGCGAGAATGCCGATTATTGCGCCGAACTCTCGCAGTCCGAAGCCCGCATGATCGACAATATCCGCTATCTCCAGGACCGCCGCAACGAACTGGCCGGCCAGAACGGTGCCGATGACGGCGCGCGCCGCGAACTGGTCGCGGCTCTCGACCGCAATGGCTGCAACAGCGAAAATTTCTATGCTCCGAGCGATCGCAGCGCCAACGAACCGGCTCCGAGCGTCGAGGAACAGGCGATGCGCACTGATACCTTCATTCCGCTCGGCGGCGGTGAAGAGGTCGATCCGCGCTACGACCTGCCGCGGGCCGAGATGCTCTCGCCGGTCAGCACCATGTGTGTGCGCAGCTGCGACGGTGGCTTCTTCCCGATCAGCTCGAACGCCACCTCGGTCGATTTCGGCCGCGACGCCCAGACCTGCGCCAAGATGTGCCCGGGCATCGAGACCGAACTGTTCTATCGTGACGTGACGAGCACCGAAGCCTCGAACATGATCTCGGTCGCAACGGGCACGCCCTACAGCGCCATGAAAAATGCCTTTGCCTACAAGAACCGCACGCCCGGGGAAAAGTCCGCTTGCACCTGCAATCTCACCGCCTATTACGAGGAGATGCGCGGCAAGCAGACGTTGAGCGAACCGCCGCAGCAGGGCTCGATCACCACCATCCGCACCAATCCCCCGGCGAAGGATGCGGCAGCGCAGATCGCACCGCAGCCGTCCGTTCCCGAGCGCCCCTACGATCCGGCGCAGAACCGCGTCCGTCAGGTCGGCCCGCAGTTCCTGGCCGGCGATCAGGGCTCGATCGATCTCGCCAACCCGGCAACGTCAGGTCCGCAGCCGCAACAGCAGCAGTGATCGAACAGCTGGAACGGCGGTGGCCGAGCTATAGCGGCGTTGTGCCAAGGTGCATGAGATGACAGCGATGTCACGTGAACGTGCGGCGCGATGTGAATGCGGGTCGCTTGAGCATGGTCAGTAGGTCGTACG from Rhizobium leguminosarum bv. trifolii WSM1325 encodes:
- a CDS encoding conserved hypothetical protein (KEGG: ret:RHE_CH02367 hypothetical protein); this encodes MKRRNLSLALLLALAAPAAAQSSAVCEDLRGRLADLPRSIGNGNGPEARQYSSAMAEQNLELRKVRNELRSNDCTSGSMVVIGGENADYCAELSQSEARMIDNIRYLQDRRNELAGQNGADDGARRELVAALDRNGCNSENFYAPSDRSANEPAPSVEEQAMRTDTFIPLGGGEEVDPRYDLPRAEMLSPVSTMCVRSCDGGFFPISSNATSVDFGRDAQTCAKMCPGIETELFYRDVTSTEASNMISVATGTPYSAMKNAFAYKNRTPGEKSACTCNLTAYYEEMRGKQTLSEPPQQGSITTIRTNPPAKDAAAQIAPQPSVPERPYDPAQNRVRQVGPQFLAGDQGSIDLANPATSGPQPQQQQ
- a CDS encoding ribonuclease H (PFAM: ribonuclease H~KEGG: ret:RHE_CH02363 ribonuclease H protein) gives rise to the protein MTGIVNELSSPATTVGLPETQDGFHVFVDGCYEPGSGHGGWAFVVYRDTAEIASGFGGAEDSANNSMELTSVLRAAIWINSEASGEPVTIWSDSVYAVKGCNSWRHIWKNNGWKKGSPNGNARRRTIANAELWKAVDLQLSQNGLVTIAWCKGHSAIAGNERADALADKGRLSLRRA